The Aliidiomarina minuta nucleotide sequence TTCCATTGTCCGATACAGAAATCGAAGCCATAAGCTTTCCTCGGCGTAAGTCGCGTAATCGACACTGAACTGACGGTCCTCTCGGTTGCTCCATTGGTCTTCAAACCAACGCAAGCCTTGTTGCAAAGATTCAGTCTCGATTTCCCCTCGCAGTACCACACTGGTTTCGAGATTAAGGTTGTGTAAATTGCGCCGGGTAAAATTAGTCGAACCAAGCAACATTTCCGCACGGCCTTCATTGTCTCTATATAGCAACCACTTAGAGTGACACTGCTCGTCTTGAGTATCACACCAGCGTACCGACACTCCGGCACCATTTAGCTCCTGTGCTACCGGAAGATTAGGCACACCAATTTTCTCGTGCCCAAATGCTTCTTTATTGGGGTCAAGTAGCACCCTGACTTGCACTCCCCGGGTCACAGCATCTTGTAAAGCTCGCACCACATGACGATCAGAAAGATAGAAAATAGCCAAATCCAACTTCTCACCACTCACGGCTTCATTAATAATGCGCAGCAAGGTGCGCTCCACCGCGCGTTCAGTAACTACCTGCACGGTTACATCACTATTCGGAGGCGGCTCCATCGGTTGCAAATCCGTTTCTGGCGCCGATCTGCCCGAAAAGTTGAGGACCGCCGCTTCGCTGGCCAGTAAATCCCAGGCTGCAGGTCCGCTGAAGCGCAGCGCCACATTGCCGTGAGCACTGCTTGGATCATGCGGGTTCGCCGAAGTCACCAGAGCCGTTAATTGATTGTTGTTATCAGTAATAACTAGCTTACGGTGGTTCGCTTTAAAATTAAGCAGCTTCAGGTAACTGCGCAAGGACACTCGCCCCTCACCAAAAGGATTCGGCAAGATCCCCCCCTCGCTATTACCAAAAGGCTGAATAAAAGGGCGCCAAAACGCAGAATACAGCGGGTTGCTATCGCGCAAGCGAGTAAGGTCGGTAATCACAACGGGAATATCGGCCTCTCTCAGCTGTTCGAAGTGTGCTGAGGTCCGACCGCCATATACATTGTTCAGCGGATCTGAAATTACCCAGACCTCAAGGTCAGGGTAACGATCCTTCTGGGCAATGAGCGCCTCGGTGAGCTCCGTTGCGAGAGGACGATAGGCTCCTCTCTCATCCGCCTTAAAATCGTTAAACAAAAACATATCCACCAGGACAAACTTACGTGCCTCAGCAATCATCTCGAATACGGTATCAAATATCTGCTGCTCGATCTGGCGTTCACCATTCGTATCGGTATAAGTAATATCCGCCAAAAACTCCACATCAGTGGCACTTCGCGGTGGCCCTTCGAAGTTTAATCCGGCAGGCAAGGGCTTGTGGACCTGGTACACACCAACAATTACAAGTACGAGCAACAACAGCATGATTATTAATTTTTTTTGATTTCGCATAATTTGCACTGGTTCCCAAGAGCAACGATTTTTTTCACAACAGATACATCGTCACTATAGTGCGCTTTCTATTTTTCATACAGTGTCTTAGATTGGTCGCCGTCCTGTGGTTAACTATATGGGTTTTCGGCGGCCCCTAACGCCCATCGAGAGTCAGAATAATTCGACTTTGCCCTGGCGCCAGAGCTGGTGATCTATGCACTATGCCCCTGTTCTCGTGGCCTTGCCATCCATCGCCTTTGAAGAGGGCTACCTCACCGCTTGCAAGTTGTTGAATTTTATCTTGCTGATCGGCATACAACCTGGTTTCTTTGCCGTGCCCCTGGGGCCCCAGATAATCTCTGTTCACTGCATTATCGGGCAACCATTCACTGCCGCAGCCCGCATAAGTAGTAATCAGTCGACAGGGTAACTTGTCGGTATGAAAGCGCGGGCACATGGCAGCCGTTAACTTTGTCAGACGAACGCCCAACTCCTCAGCTTCCATCAGACATGCATACATATCAGCAACCTGATAGACATCTTCAACAAAAGCCGCCTTTGCTGCATGTTCAGGCAATTCCTGCTGCAAAACGTCGACTAAATCGTTAAGCCGGGTGATACAGCGTAACTGGTTAAACCCTGAGCCTATGAGATACACCAGGTATTGCTGAATCTGGCTGGACAACTGACGCTGCCAACCAGCCAGATTAATATCCTCATTGAAAATATGAGTTAACACATCGACGTCCTGGCTAAAGACCGCATTACGGCTCACCCGGGTTAGCAATTCCTGATCTTGCAGCTCACTATTATGCATAATAATCCTCTACGGATTCGGAGAAATCTTGAAATCTGGTCAAAAAATCCACTTTAATGGACATTTTGCAGGCGACAGTACTTTACTTTCCAGTGTTATATTATAACATAACATTGGTGAGAGAGTTTTCAACCTGACTTTATATTTCAGTTGAAAGTGATGTGAGTGGCGGCCAGGGAAGGCTGTTATACAAAACTCATTAGCAGATTATTTAAAAGAGACCCTCTAATGCGCATAACCTATCTGGCATTTTTCATCGGTTTAATGACTTTACCCGCCGCTCAGGCCATAGCTCATGGCGAACATAGTCATAGTCATAGTCATAGTCATAACGAAGAGCATGATCACAGCAAAGATCATACTCAACAGGGCTCTCATGTGCATGGCGTGGCTTACCTCAGCATTGCTATGGCTGAAGGAGAAATACAGATTGAGCTGCAGGCACCAGCATCAGATATCGTTGGTTTCGAGCATAAAC carries:
- a CDS encoding phospholipase D-like domain-containing protein → MRNQKKLIIMLLLLVLVIVGVYQVHKPLPAGLNFEGPPRSATDVEFLADITYTDTNGERQIEQQIFDTVFEMIAEARKFVLVDMFLFNDFKADERGAYRPLATELTEALIAQKDRYPDLEVWVISDPLNNVYGGRTSAHFEQLREADIPVVITDLTRLRDSNPLYSAFWRPFIQPFGNSEGGILPNPFGEGRVSLRSYLKLLNFKANHRKLVITDNNNQLTALVTSANPHDPSSAHGNVALRFSGPAAWDLLASEAAVLNFSGRSAPETDLQPMEPPPNSDVTVQVVTERAVERTLLRIINEAVSGEKLDLAIFYLSDRHVVRALQDAVTRGVQVRVLLDPNKEAFGHEKIGVPNLPVAQELNGAGVSVRWCDTQDEQCHSKWLLYRDNEGRAEMLLGSTNFTRRNLHNLNLETSVVLRGEIETESLQQGLRWFEDQWSNREDRQFSVDYATYAEESLWLRFLYRTMEATGISTF
- a CDS encoding DUF1826 domain-containing protein, which gives rise to MHNSELQDQELLTRVSRNAVFSQDVDVLTHIFNEDINLAGWQRQLSSQIQQYLVYLIGSGFNQLRCITRLNDLVDVLQQELPEHAAKAAFVEDVYQVADMYACLMEAEELGVRLTKLTAAMCPRFHTDKLPCRLITTYAGCGSEWLPDNAVNRDYLGPQGHGKETRLYADQQDKIQQLASGEVALFKGDGWQGHENRGIVHRSPALAPGQSRIILTLDGR